AACTAAAATAAAGCATAGCAAAAGCATACCACCAGGGACTCCGAGTCGGTAGTCAGGACACTTGTCTCAATTAAACCAGGTAATAGGCATCGAATGTGCAAACGTAACGGGTGTTCGATGAAGCCATCTCAACTTTCATTCCCTTGGAGGCTATCTCCGTGAAAAGCGTTCTGGTCGTAGACGACAAACCTGAAATTCGCCGTCGGGTGGCGGAAGCCCTGATAAAATACGGATTTACGGACATATTGGAAGCCGAAAACGGTCAACAGGCTATCGACATGGCGCAAGCCCATAAACCCCTTCTCATCCTCATGGACTATGTCATGCCGGTCATGGATGGCATCACCGCTGCTGAAAAAATAAGCAAAAAGTGCCCCACCCCCATCGTACTGCTGACGACCCGTGCAGACCACGAAACCATCGAAAAAGCCCGCTTGGCAGGAATCAGCAACTATGTTGTGGAACCGTTCCGTGAAGACCAGCTGTTCCCGGCGGTCGACCTGGCCATCCACCATTTCATCGAAGTCACCAGCCTTCGTCAGGAAGTGGCCAAACTCAAAGACACCCTGGAATCACGCAAAATCATCGAAAAAGCCAAAGGCGCATTGATTCAGCAAGGCATGTCCGAACAGGATGCCTACCGCAAAATACAGCGCATGGCTATGAACAAGCGTAAAACTCTCAAGGAGGTGGCGGAAGCCATCCTGTTGACCCTGGAGTAAAGGCCGCCGTGCAATCATGTTGTACAAACTACTGTTCCCTGCCGCCCTGGGCCATTGCATCCCGGCACTTCAACCGGCACCCCAAGCCGTTGGAGCTGCAAGGGGTGCGTCGCTGTCATCATTCCTTTTTTGAACGACTGGACAACGAACCGGATGCGGAACGTCGCACAGCGACCTTCCACGACTACATGGATGTCACCTTTCAGTTGCATCAGTGGAGTCAGCAGAAAACCGTTGGTGGCCGGAAAAGCCTTAAAAACAGTTATCTGCGGTTTCTGCGCGGCTGGATGTTCGACTCCAACGGTCGCGAAGGTGCGGTACTGAAAGGTTGGGTCGAAAGTCGTTTCGGCCTCACCCCGACCTACCATGGCCAGGCCATCTCCGATGTGCATTCGGAAGCCTATCTGGCCTACCTGGTCGACCGCATGCGCGGCAGCGCCCGTACCAGCGCCATTCAGGCCCAGTTCGATCTGCTGTTCGAGTTTGCCCAATATGAATTGCAACGCCGCTTTCCCGGACAAACCCATTTCGACCTGTTCCGCGGTATTTACGATTTCTCCGAACACCCTTTACTGGAACAAATTGATCCTCACCACTGCGTGCTGCGCCTCAACAACCTGAATTCCTTTACCAGCGACTTCGAACGCGCCTGGGAGTTCGGTTCCAAGGTTCTGGCGGTGAAGGTTCCGGCCAGCAAAATTCTCTTTTTCAATGGCCTGTTTTCCTCGGCGCTGTTACGCGGCGAAGAAGAGAATCTTGTCATCGGTGGTGAATACGAAGTTGAAGTCGTGACTGGAGGCTTTCGATGAGTGACCATCACACGCCCCTGGAACATCTCATCCGCCGCGCCCAGAATGCCTTTCTGGGACTGGCTATCGGGGACGCCCTGGGAGCCACCACCGAATTCCTCACGCCCTCGGAAATCAAGTTTCGGCACAAAATCCATCGGCGCATGATCGGCGGCGGCTGGCTCAACCTCAAACCGGGCCAGGTCACCGACGATACGGAAATGAGTCTTTGCATCGCCCGCGCCATCGACGAGGCAAGCGGCTGGCACCTGCACGGCATCGCCGAACACTTTGCCGGCTGGCTGCGCAGCAAACCGATCGACGTCGGCGCCACCTGTCGCCGCGGCATCAGCGATTTCATCATGAAGGGCCAGACGGAAAAAGCATACAGCGACTGGGATGGCGGTAACGGCGCTGCCATGCGCATGCTGCCCGTTGCACTCTTCACCCTGGGCGACGAAGCTTTGCTTGAGCAATACAGTATCCAGCAGGCTCACCTCACCCATAACCACCCCCTATCCGACGCCGGCTGCATCGCCGTCGGAAAACTGGTTCAACAGGCCCTGCAGGGTGACGACCGGCCCAAACTGCACGCCACCGTCCGTCAACTCTGTGCCGAACATCCCAAATTTCACTGCAAGCACTATCGTGGTCTGGCCTCGGCTTATGTGGTGGAAACCCTGCAAACCGTTTTTCACTATTTTTTCAGCACCGGGGATTTCGAGGAATGTCTCATCGGAGTCGTCAACCAGGGTGGCGACGCCGACACCACCGGTGCCATCGTCGGTATGATTGCCGGGGCATTTTACGCCGACAAGCCATGGCCGCGAAACTGGTTGAAAAAACTCAATCCAAAAGTCAAAACCGAGGTCACCGCCCTTGCCGAACGCCTGGTACGCTTATCCCCTTTGGGAAAAAGGCTGCAAGCCGCCGAGGGCTAGGCGGAATCGACCGTCCCGCCTTTTTACGCTTTACCAGCAACCACCCTACCTTCCCCTCCCCTCAAAAATGTGCCCGGATCCCCTCTCCACTCTTACGAACCGCTCTTTTTGTTATACTCTGCAAGACCACTTGTATAGCAAAACACACTGAAAAAACATGTAAATACGGCCACCTGATGATATCCGGACAATAGGTTCGGTATAAATATCGAACGCGCCAGTATTCAATTGGTTTATAATACCTAAACTTTTTTATTGACAAACCGGCCAAAAACCCTATTATCAGCGCCTGATTTTCAGATCCCAGGACTTTTGACCATGGAGCGCAACTTGAACATCGGCGAAAAATTAAAAAGACTCAGAATGATCAACTCGCTGACCCAGGAAGAGCTCGGCAACCGTGCGGATCTGACCAAGGGGTATATCTCCCAGCTGGAAAACGATACAGCCTGCCCTTCCATTGCCACACTGAAGGACATCCTCGATGTCTTCGGTGTCAGCATGCAGGAGTTCTTCACCGACCCCGTCGATACGGAGGTGGTGTTCGGCACCGATGCCCGTGTTCAGCCCACCAACGACGGTGACGACATCAAGGTGGAACTGCTCGTCCCCGGGGCCCAGAACCGGGAAATGGATCCGGCCCTGGTGACCCTCGAGCCTGGTGCCGAGATGGAGGAGCAGGATTTCCACGAAGGCGAAGAGTTCGGCTACGTGTTGCTCGGGCGTATTCAGGTACAACTGGACGACAAGGTCTACACGGTGAAAAAAAACGAATGTTTTTTCTTCACCTCGGATCGGCGGCATTCGGTCAGGAATATCGGCAAAGGCCCGGCCAGGATTCTGTGGGTGGTGACTCCGCCGACCTTCGACTACAAAGGTAAGTAACGGGCTGCACCTTGCTGTCCGGGCTGACTTTGACGACAAGAACATCATCATAACCCACGGGTTTATACTTTTTACCCGCTGAGTGGCTACAGACTCTTAAACCAAAAAGGATTAAAACCATGAGCAAAGTGCTGATTATTGGTGCAGGTGGCGTAGGACGTGTCGTGACCCATAAATGCGCCCAGGCAAAAGATGTGTTCAGCGCTATCACGCTGGCTTCCCGGACTCAGTCCAAGTGTGATGCCATTGCCGCGGAGATCCCCGATTTCCCCATCAAAACAGCCAAGGTAGATGCGGACAATGTCCCCGAACTGGTGGCACTGATCCAACAGGAAAAGCCCCAACTGGTTCTCAACGTAGCCCTGCCCTATCAGGATCTGACTATCATGGATGCCTGTCTGGAAACGGGGGTCGATTATCTTGACACCGCCAATTACGAGCCCATCGACACAGCCAAGTTCGAGTACAGCTGGCAGTGGGCCTATCATGACCGGTTTAAGGAAAAAGGCCTGATGGCTCTGCTCGGCAGCGGCTTCGACCCGGGCGTAACCAACGTCTACACCGCGCTGGCGGCAAAAAAGTATCTGGATGAGATTCACGAAATCGATATTATCGATGCCAACGCCGGCAGCCATGGCCAGCCGTTTGCCACCAATTTCAATCCGGAGATCAATATCCGCGAGGTTACCGCGCCCTGCCGCCACTGGGAAAACGGCAACTGGATCGAAACCCCGGCATTGAGCACCAAGCACAGCTTCGAATTCCCGGACGGTATAGGGCCGATGAATATCTACCGCATGTATCATGAGGAGATGGAGTCGCTGGTCAAGCACATTCCGACCATCAAAAAAGCCCAGTTCTGGATGACCTTCTCCGACAATTACCTCAAGCACCTTGAGGTATTGCAGAATATCGGCATGACCCGCATCGACGAAGTCGAGTACCAGGGACAGAAGATCGTACCGCTGCAGTTTCTCAAAGCCGTGCTGCCCGATCCCGGCAGCCTCGGCCCTTTGACTAAAGGTCGCACCTGCATCGGCGTCATCGCCCGCGGCATCAAGGACGGCAAGCGCAAGCAGGTTTACATCTACAACATCTGCGACCATGAGGCCTGCTACAAGGAAGTCAATTCCCAGGCCATCAGCTACACCACCGGCGTACCGGCAACGGTCGGCGCCATGATGATGCTGACCGGCAAATGGCGCGGCGAAGGGGTCTTCAACATGGAACAGTTCGACCCGGAACTTTTCCTCGACGTACTCGCCCCCATGGGCCTGCCCACCCAGGTCATCGACGGCGGGGAATGGCCGGAGCTGTAAAGCCCGAGGCTTGAGGAACGCGAAACCCCAAAAGCGAATGATTAGTAATTGGTGATTAGTTACTGGTGACTGGTGATTGTTACTTACATATTGCCGATGTGGAATCATCCTGTCCCCTCGTGACGCAGCCGGAGCGAAGCGACCGGCGGACGAAAAAGGCGGAAGACTGAGCGTAGCGAACCCTTCCGCCCGCCCGGCGGTTGCGTAGCGCAGGGAACCCGCCGCAGGCGGGCCAGGAGCGGGGCACCTTTCTCTGCTTACTCTCTTTTGGTGTAAAAAGAGAGTAAGGCGTCGTGCGGGGACGCGCCCCCGCGGTTTTGAAGTTAGTTTTTGAAGTTAATGTTGAAAACAGCAAAAACTATTGATAGCGAGGCCATTGTGACCGGTATCGACATCCCCAAAATCCTTGAGCTTGCCCCCTCCCCGGCTTACGTGGTTGACCTTGGACGGTTGCGCCACAACCTGGAGATCCTCGATCAGGTTCAAAAGCGCAGCGGCGCCAAGATCCTGCTGGCCCTCAAGGCTTTCGCGCTATGGAAAACCTTCCCTCTGATTCGCCAGACCCTGCATGGGGTCTGTGCCAGCTCTCCGTGGGAAGCGCGACTCGGCCGCGAGGAATTCGGTCGCGAGGTGCACAGCTTTGCCGCTGCCTTCAAGGAAAGCGACGTTGTCGAATTACTGGGCATCTCCAACCACCTGGTGTTCAACTCGTTCGCCCAACTGGAGCGCTTTCGGCCCCTGTGGGAAAAGGAAAAAGGCCGGGTTTCCATCGGATTGCGCATCAACCCGGAACACTCCGAGGGGCACACGGCTCTCTACGATCCCTGTGCACCGGGTTCGCGCCTCGGCATTCCTCGTGCGGAATTCGAGGGCAAGTCACTGGACGGGGTCGAAGGGCTGCACTTTCACACCCTGTGCGAACAGCTTTATGAACCGCTGGCCCGCACCGCGGCGGTCGTCGAAGAAAAATTCGGCAGCTTTTTGCCGCAAATGAAATGGTTTAATTTCGGCGGCGGTCACCATATTACCCGCGAAGGGTATGATATCGACAGTCTGGTTGAGCTGATCAAATACTTCCAGGGCAAATACGGCGTCCAGGTCTACCTCGAGCCCGGAGAAGCCATCGCCATCGGTACCGGCCTGCTGGTCAGCGAGGTGCTGGATGTAGTACATAACCGGGTCGACACCGCCATCCTCGATGTTTCGGCGACCTGTCACATGCCGGATGTGCTGGAAATGCCTTACCGACCCGATATCTACGGCGGCTTCGACGCCGGTGCAAAGCCCTGCACCTACCGCCTCGGCGGACCGTCATGCCTGGCCGGCGATGTCATCGGAGACTGGTCCTTCGAAGAACCTTTGCACGCAGGGCAGCGCCTGGCGTTTCTGGATATGGCCCATTACACCATGGTCAAGACCACCACTTTCAACGGTATCCATCACCCGTCTATCTGCACCTACGAGCCGGATACGGGAGAGCTGGAAGTCTTGCGCCATTTCGATTATGAAGATTTCAGGAACCGACTGGCCTGATGCCGGATCGATCATGCAATATTTGATTTTGAAAAACAGTTTAGCGACTGTCCCGAGACAATAATCCATTACTCTAAGTGGTGACGCCTATGAAACGCTGGTCAACCAGAGACTCTGCCAAAATATACAACCTGCCCAACTGGGGGGACGATTTCTTTTCGATCAATAAAAAAGGACATATGTGCGTCCACCCCTCGCCGAGTTCAAAATATTCCATTGACTTGCGGGCTCTGGTAGACGACCTGATCAAGCGCAACATCAAGCCGCCGATTCTGCTGCGTTTCATGGATGTTCTGCAGGGACGCATCGCCGCGATCAACCGCGCCTTCAAAAACGCCATCGCCGAATACGAATATCCGGCCAGCTATCAGACCTTCTTTCCCATCAAAGTCAACCAGCAACGCCAGGTGGTCGAGGCCATCGCCCATTACGGCAAGAAACACCACATGGGATTGGAAGTCGGGTCCAAACCGGAGCTGGTGGCAGCCATTTCTTTCGCGACCGGCGAAAAGCTGCCGATTATCTGCAACGGGTACAAGGACAACGATTTCATTGAAATGGTCCTTTACGCCACGCGTATCGGTTACGATATCACCATCGTGGTCGAAAAACTTTTCGAACTGGAAAAGGTCATTGCCCTGTCCAGGCAGTCCGGCATCGTGCCCAAACTCGGCATCCGCGTGAAGCTTTCCTCCAAGGGCACGGGCAAATGGGCCACCTCCGGCGGCGATGAAGCCAAATTCGGCCTCAAGATTTCCGAACTGCTGGCCGCGGTGGAGATCCTCAAAGAACACGACATGCTCGACACGGTAAAATTACTGCACTTCCATATCGGCAGCCAGATCACCAAGATCGACAAGATCAAAAATGCCCTTATCGAAGGTACGCGTATCTATGTCGAAATGCGTAAAATGGGGGTAGGACTTGAATATATGGACATCGGCGGCGGCATGGGAGTCGATTACGACGGTTCCAAGTCGAGTGACTTTTCAAGCGCCAACTACACCATCGACGAATACGCCAACGATGTCGTCTATCAGGTCAAAAATATCTGTGATGAAGCTGGCGTAAGCTGCCCCAATATCATTTCCGAATCGGGCCGCGCCACGGTGGCGCATTATTCGGTGCTGGTGACCAACATACTCAACACCAATACGCAGAACGCTTTGCCCGAGTTCGATGAAATTCTGGAGAATGCCGACGAATTATCTCCCACGGTGCGTAAGCTGGTCGACATCTACAAAAGCCTCGACCGGCATTCCCTGCGTGTCGATTACCACGACACCATTCAACTGATTCAGGAAGCGGTTAGCCTTTTCAACCTCGGCTATCTGAATCTGCACGACCGCGCCCTTGCCGAATGGCTGTGCAGCAAGATCTTTATCAAGATCAGCGGCATCGTGGAACGGCTTAAATCGGTTCCGGACGAGTTTCAGGAATTTCAGCTGAGTCTGCGCCAGACCTATTTTGCGAACTTTTCGCTGTTTCAATCGCTGCCCGACTCCTGGGCCATCGATCAGCTGTTTCCCATCGTGCCGATTCAGCGACTCAACGAAAAACCCGACATCATGGCTTCCATCGCCGATATCACCTGCGATTCCGATGGCGAGATCACCAGCTTCGTGGGTGAAAACGGTCGCACCGATTACCTGCCGATCCACAAAATCGAGGCAGGCGAAGACTACTATGTCGGCTTTTTCCTGATCGGCGCCTACCAGGAAATCCTCGGCGACCTGCACAACCTGTTCGGCGACACCAACGCTGTGCACGTCTCCTTCAACCGCAAGACCAATTACAAGATCGACACGGTGATCAACGGGGACGCCACCTGGGAGAGCCTCAAATACGTCCAGTATAAAGGCCCTGAGATACTTAAACATGTGCGCGACACCCTGGAAAAGGGCGTCGCCTCGCGCAAAATATCCTTCGAGGAGACCAGTCATTTCCTCGAACTGCTCGACAAAGCGCTCGTCTCATATACCTATCTGGGAAGCATCTGATCCTGAAGAACCCCATAGCCATATCATACGAAACCCCGCATGTGCAGACACAGCGGGGTTTTTTTATACCTTGTCATGGAGGTCTGGATTCCAAAATAACAAATAACCAATGACAAGAATCCGGCATGTTTTAAATTGACTTATTTACTGGGTTACAAATCCAAACGTCATACAAACATGGTTTTTTTTTGAAAGGGGCCGACTTGCCGTTTTGCACAAGGTTTAACCACCTCCCCCAAAAAGGCAGCATTTATTATCCACCAGAAAGGCCAAAAGTCGCAATTTTGGGCATTTTATTCTTGGCACGCCCCCTGCAATATAACAAATCCGAAAGCACATGACACAACGGCGTGTCAGGCTTACGGCAACGACGCCCCATTCAGGAAGAGATTTCTTCCGGATGGGGTTTTTTATTTATCAGGCTATAAAGCGGGACGGTCTATCCGACGTCCAAGGGTTACGCCGGCAGTAACACCCGCCCCGCATCTGCCACAACCCAAACAAAATGGAGGCTTCATCATGGCAAAGAAACTGAGACAGCTCGCAATCTACGGCAAGGGCGGCATCGGCAAATCCACCACGACCCAGAATACCGTCGCCGGCTTGGCATCCCTGGGCAAGAAAATCATGATCATCGGCTGCGACCCCAAAGCCGACTCCACCCGCCTGATGCTGCACGCCAAAGCTCAGGACACCGTCATGGACAAAGTCCGCGAGCTGGGCACCGTTGAGGACCTGGAGCTGGAAGATGTACTTAGAACCGGTTACGGCGATGTCAAATGCGTTGAATCCGGTGGCCCCGAGCCTGGCGTCGGCTGTGCCGGCCGCGGTGTTATCACTGCCATCAACTTCCTGGAAGAAGAAGGCGCCTACACCCCGGATCTCGACTTCGTCTTCTACGACGTTCTCGGCGACGTTGTCTGCGGCGGATTCGCCATGCCGATCCGCGAAAACAAGGCCCAGGAAATCTACATCGTCGTTTCCGGCGAAATGATGGCCAT
This DNA window, taken from Syntrophotalea carbinolica DSM 2380, encodes the following:
- a CDS encoding ANTAR domain-containing response regulator, with translation MKSVLVVDDKPEIRRRVAEALIKYGFTDILEAENGQQAIDMAQAHKPLLILMDYVMPVMDGITAAEKISKKCPTPIVLLTTRADHETIEKARLAGISNYVVEPFREDQLFPAVDLAIHHFIEVTSLRQEVAKLKDTLESRKIIEKAKGALIQQGMSEQDAYRKIQRMAMNKRKTLKEVAEAILLTLE
- a CDS encoding NAD(+)--dinitrogen-reductase ADP-D-ribosyltransferase, which codes for MQSCCTNYCSLPPWAIASRHFNRHPKPLELQGVRRCHHSFFERLDNEPDAERRTATFHDYMDVTFQLHQWSQQKTVGGRKSLKNSYLRFLRGWMFDSNGREGAVLKGWVESRFGLTPTYHGQAISDVHSEAYLAYLVDRMRGSARTSAIQAQFDLLFEFAQYELQRRFPGQTHFDLFRGIYDFSEHPLLEQIDPHHCVLRLNNLNSFTSDFERAWEFGSKVLAVKVPASKILFFNGLFSSALLRGEEENLVIGGEYEVEVVTGGFR
- the draG gene encoding ADP-ribosyl-[dinitrogen reductase] hydrolase, producing the protein MSDHHTPLEHLIRRAQNAFLGLAIGDALGATTEFLTPSEIKFRHKIHRRMIGGGWLNLKPGQVTDDTEMSLCIARAIDEASGWHLHGIAEHFAGWLRSKPIDVGATCRRGISDFIMKGQTEKAYSDWDGGNGAAMRMLPVALFTLGDEALLEQYSIQQAHLTHNHPLSDAGCIAVGKLVQQALQGDDRPKLHATVRQLCAEHPKFHCKHYRGLASAYVVETLQTVFHYFFSTGDFEECLIGVVNQGGDADTTGAIVGMIAGAFYADKPWPRNWLKKLNPKVKTEVTALAERLVRLSPLGKRLQAAEG
- a CDS encoding helix-turn-helix domain-containing protein; its protein translation is MNIGEKLKRLRMINSLTQEELGNRADLTKGYISQLENDTACPSIATLKDILDVFGVSMQEFFTDPVDTEVVFGTDARVQPTNDGDDIKVELLVPGAQNREMDPALVTLEPGAEMEEQDFHEGEEFGYVLLGRIQVQLDDKVYTVKKNECFFFTSDRRHSVRNIGKGPARILWVVTPPTFDYKGK
- a CDS encoding saccharopine dehydrogenase family protein, whose product is MSKVLIIGAGGVGRVVTHKCAQAKDVFSAITLASRTQSKCDAIAAEIPDFPIKTAKVDADNVPELVALIQQEKPQLVLNVALPYQDLTIMDACLETGVDYLDTANYEPIDTAKFEYSWQWAYHDRFKEKGLMALLGSGFDPGVTNVYTALAAKKYLDEIHEIDIIDANAGSHGQPFATNFNPEINIREVTAPCRHWENGNWIETPALSTKHSFEFPDGIGPMNIYRMYHEEMESLVKHIPTIKKAQFWMTFSDNYLKHLEVLQNIGMTRIDEVEYQGQKIVPLQFLKAVLPDPGSLGPLTKGRTCIGVIARGIKDGKRKQVYIYNICDHEACYKEVNSQAISYTTGVPATVGAMMMLTGKWRGEGVFNMEQFDPELFLDVLAPMGLPTQVIDGGEWPEL
- the nspC gene encoding carboxynorspermidine decarboxylase translates to MTGIDIPKILELAPSPAYVVDLGRLRHNLEILDQVQKRSGAKILLALKAFALWKTFPLIRQTLHGVCASSPWEARLGREEFGREVHSFAAAFKESDVVELLGISNHLVFNSFAQLERFRPLWEKEKGRVSIGLRINPEHSEGHTALYDPCAPGSRLGIPRAEFEGKSLDGVEGLHFHTLCEQLYEPLARTAAVVEEKFGSFLPQMKWFNFGGGHHITREGYDIDSLVELIKYFQGKYGVQVYLEPGEAIAIGTGLLVSEVLDVVHNRVDTAILDVSATCHMPDVLEMPYRPDIYGGFDAGAKPCTYRLGGPSCLAGDVIGDWSFEEPLHAGQRLAFLDMAHYTMVKTTTFNGIHHPSICTYEPDTGELEVLRHFDYEDFRNRLA
- the speA gene encoding biosynthetic arginine decarboxylase, whose protein sequence is MKRWSTRDSAKIYNLPNWGDDFFSINKKGHMCVHPSPSSKYSIDLRALVDDLIKRNIKPPILLRFMDVLQGRIAAINRAFKNAIAEYEYPASYQTFFPIKVNQQRQVVEAIAHYGKKHHMGLEVGSKPELVAAISFATGEKLPIICNGYKDNDFIEMVLYATRIGYDITIVVEKLFELEKVIALSRQSGIVPKLGIRVKLSSKGTGKWATSGGDEAKFGLKISELLAAVEILKEHDMLDTVKLLHFHIGSQITKIDKIKNALIEGTRIYVEMRKMGVGLEYMDIGGGMGVDYDGSKSSDFSSANYTIDEYANDVVYQVKNICDEAGVSCPNIISESGRATVAHYSVLVTNILNTNTQNALPEFDEILENADELSPTVRKLVDIYKSLDRHSLRVDYHDTIQLIQEAVSLFNLGYLNLHDRALAEWLCSKIFIKISGIVERLKSVPDEFQEFQLSLRQTYFANFSLFQSLPDSWAIDQLFPIVPIQRLNEKPDIMASIADITCDSDGEITSFVGENGRTDYLPIHKIEAGEDYYVGFFLIGAYQEILGDLHNLFGDTNAVHVSFNRKTNYKIDTVINGDATWESLKYVQYKGPEILKHVRDTLEKGVASRKISFEETSHFLELLDKALVSYTYLGSI
- the nifH gene encoding nitrogenase iron protein — its product is MRQLAIYGKGGIGKSTTTQNTVAGLASLGKKIMIIGCDPKADSTRLMLHAKAQDTVMDKVRELGTVEDLELEDVLRTGYGDVKCVESGGPEPGVGCAGRGVITAINFLEEEGAYTPDLDFVFYDVLGDVVCGGFAMPIRENKAQEIYIVVSGEMMAMYAANNICKGIVKYASSGSVRLGGLICNSRNTDKEAELIEALAAKLGTQMIHFVPRDNQVQRAELRRMTVIEYSPDHPQANEYRELARKISENEMLVVPTPLTMDELEDLLLEFGIIEEDDETIIGKAESAS